The following are encoded together in the Bdellovibrio sp. ArHS genome:
- a CDS encoding YceI family protein, translating to MKFVLSALLVLGVVSAQAADVYKIDTKASTVAWKGTKKIGSSHDGAIAVKEGDVTVNKGQLTAANIVIDMASITNNDVKDPEYNKKLVGHLSNDDFFNVPKFPTSTFKITKVTAKSKDEVTVKGDLTIKGVTQPIEFPAKVVVGKDSVTGSAVVKVDRTKWGIKYGSGNFFKELAGDKIINDEFELSLNLVATK from the coding sequence ATGAAATTTGTGTTGAGTGCATTGTTGGTTCTTGGTGTTGTTTCTGCACAGGCGGCGGATGTTTATAAAATTGATACGAAAGCTTCTACGGTGGCCTGGAAAGGGACTAAGAAGATTGGCAGCTCGCATGATGGTGCGATCGCTGTGAAAGAAGGCGACGTCACTGTCAACAAAGGACAGTTGACTGCGGCGAATATCGTTATCGACATGGCCTCGATCACGAACAATGATGTGAAGGATCCTGAGTACAACAAGAAACTTGTAGGTCATCTGTCTAATGATGATTTCTTTAATGTTCCTAAATTCCCAACATCTACTTTCAAAATCACCAAGGTGACTGCGAAGTCAAAAGACGAAGTGACGGTAAAAGGTGATTTAACAATCAAAGGTGTGACTCAGCCGATTGAATTTCCTGCAAAAGTTGTTGTTGGTAAAGACTCTGTGACGGGTTCTGCGGTCGTTAAAGTAGATCGTACAAAATGGGGCATTAAGTACGGTTCAGGCAATTTCTTTAAAGAACTTGCTGGCGATAAAATTATCAATGACGAATTTGAATTGAGCTTGAATTTGGTTGCGACGAAGTAA
- a CDS encoding alkaline phosphatase family protein translates to MKIRTFKALTVAMASTFIVGMAAPAPQAQAFTMPWKKAEAAPQKVQTIVIGVDGLSYFAFKAAQREGLFKDFSQSGAHVAPFPSMTDLSWATITHTADIFGDAGRIKSVEATYFDDATQSVQGDPRDYYRRLSFPKYYMGAFEYFFNPYVEALMYFPTEEVPKLEIKTVVDDLIAAKPKQFLTGYIGAIDSTAHTQKDRLFPVMRILDAELKRLLKAYKDKGQDVEVVLVSDHGNIGRFSEGKPEQELEGVNIGDVIKRAGLNNAQQLKDAKDVAVPLMALGTWAPIYLKDRKNMQTLINEFRKELWFDLAVTINRNNENETLMAVTSQQGSAVIQYDKKNKLYYYYAETGNVLRLAQEFISTKAAPKAIQPKDLVRASENSLYPDAIYRLVESASERNFDFPDFILTLKDGYYINSSLGAFTKMYRTHGSLTASSSYGLMASNKRAIPGQIRSKDILPFLGIEPKSLFGETSRRSEFSAPQALADVVKNATRGIETEAKNLSQKRIFQHISRFVSDTRPYFMVSEMKSFMDAFKFDPFQKSPSQALTPMSFDISKFDVTTMISPEDIGAVTDAVLTSGSVDNLLNDPRVQKVKEKVGLLQDSKGAGIEWKQETNASGLESAVNQFKQYILPAKRAVMKMYQMPYLLEKSIVVQEKPYIPETRDLGFARSWTAKRNDVVKSFKALNSSTAKQMSQVQNLLKEAIKEAELEERVYPTALSKIYNEKLEDVTLVYVPGIYNSIFDREIFSLGLNAVSDEMGVRVITPPVEATCASDYNAEIILKYLREDFKARQARGHKAPRYLIVGYSKGAVDTLHAFTKAGSFVSTYVKGFVAVAAPLHGSSILNTTDVPFALVSALSENDGPEICKTEKTASKSITPTAMEAFWRKNESSLIGLTRYFSVTFESDPEDSHIFMKATKILGQFDESNDGVVTVSSSKFPQKLMALDMGTIKADHLAGILSSRFNQKAFMKGLVQSMAELNVGNDKDNLVWNAQVILAEANRHPFKTQSYVRLGKDNLARVYSLKAEHMLDVLPYGNSHELNRQLIPAVNDPASSYEVKTKLPSSQLSYDPYAVLDVQKLPDIMAVKKVTPATRSNMPNGINIEYHHKNMVHFRMDHQFNYESRSPGGLDDNKDFGYITTEYNGEPWALMRSVNNSMRMTTLAYRFSPVEFSKMNLKLAVTKGVKGADPVKGKTGIDDSAFQVWFTIRVGKANGDRTLVDPKNDKVVLFGYYWGDEVSGETRSAGQIFENWYSNKNIVVATLPEAKQLLLNNQDMLGKAQNFQRNLAEDLAKAFPGVSVDEMEIAAITIQHDSNDAKDSSEAYFKGLSFQP, encoded by the coding sequence ATGAAGATCCGTACCTTTAAAGCTTTAACCGTGGCGATGGCAAGTACCTTTATCGTAGGTATGGCAGCGCCGGCTCCGCAAGCACAGGCTTTCACGATGCCGTGGAAGAAAGCAGAAGCGGCTCCTCAGAAGGTCCAAACAATTGTGATTGGTGTCGATGGCTTAAGCTACTTCGCATTCAAGGCGGCGCAACGCGAAGGCCTCTTCAAAGACTTCTCTCAATCCGGTGCTCATGTGGCGCCCTTTCCCTCAATGACAGACTTGTCTTGGGCAACAATCACCCATACCGCGGATATTTTTGGTGATGCAGGCCGGATCAAATCAGTGGAAGCCACTTATTTCGATGACGCCACCCAATCGGTTCAAGGTGATCCTCGCGATTATTATCGCCGTCTTTCTTTTCCTAAATATTACATGGGCGCTTTTGAATATTTCTTTAATCCTTATGTTGAAGCTTTGATGTATTTCCCCACAGAAGAAGTGCCTAAATTAGAAATCAAAACTGTTGTCGACGATCTTATCGCGGCAAAACCGAAACAGTTCCTGACGGGTTATATCGGCGCGATTGATTCCACGGCGCATACGCAAAAGGACCGTCTGTTTCCGGTGATGAGAATTCTCGACGCTGAATTAAAGCGTCTTTTAAAAGCCTATAAAGACAAAGGACAAGATGTTGAAGTCGTTTTGGTTTCCGACCATGGAAATATCGGACGTTTCAGCGAAGGAAAACCCGAGCAGGAACTTGAAGGTGTTAATATCGGTGATGTTATTAAAAGAGCCGGCCTTAACAATGCCCAACAACTGAAAGATGCCAAAGACGTGGCTGTTCCTTTGATGGCTTTGGGAACCTGGGCTCCTATCTATCTTAAAGATCGTAAAAACATGCAGACTTTGATCAACGAGTTCCGTAAAGAGCTTTGGTTCGATCTGGCGGTGACTATCAACCGTAATAACGAAAATGAAACGTTAATGGCCGTGACTTCACAGCAGGGAAGTGCGGTGATTCAATACGACAAAAAGAACAAGCTTTACTATTATTATGCCGAAACCGGCAATGTTCTTCGTCTCGCGCAGGAATTTATTTCGACCAAAGCGGCGCCGAAAGCTATTCAACCCAAAGACCTTGTCAGAGCCTCTGAAAACTCCCTTTACCCTGATGCGATTTATCGTCTGGTGGAATCCGCTTCCGAAAGAAATTTCGACTTCCCGGATTTTATTTTGACCTTGAAAGATGGTTACTACATCAACTCTTCTCTGGGGGCGTTTACCAAAATGTATCGCACCCATGGTTCGTTGACCGCTTCCTCCTCTTACGGGTTGATGGCCTCAAACAAACGTGCCATTCCGGGGCAAATTCGCTCTAAAGATATTCTGCCTTTCCTAGGTATTGAGCCGAAATCTTTGTTCGGTGAAACGTCTCGTCGTTCGGAATTTTCCGCCCCGCAGGCTCTTGCGGATGTGGTGAAAAATGCCACGCGCGGGATCGAGACTGAGGCGAAGAACCTTTCTCAGAAACGCATTTTCCAGCATATTTCGCGATTTGTTTCAGACACGCGTCCTTACTTCATGGTTTCAGAAATGAAAAGTTTTATGGATGCCTTTAAGTTTGATCCGTTCCAGAAGTCTCCGTCGCAGGCCCTGACTCCGATGAGCTTTGATATCAGTAAGTTTGATGTCACAACCATGATCAGTCCTGAAGATATCGGTGCCGTCACGGATGCCGTCTTAACGTCAGGATCTGTTGATAATTTGCTGAATGATCCCCGAGTACAAAAAGTGAAAGAAAAAGTCGGCTTGCTTCAGGACTCAAAAGGAGCAGGGATCGAATGGAAACAAGAAACCAATGCTTCGGGTCTTGAATCCGCAGTGAATCAGTTTAAACAATACATTCTTCCCGCAAAACGCGCGGTCATGAAGATGTACCAAATGCCCTATCTTCTTGAAAAATCCATCGTGGTGCAGGAAAAACCCTATATTCCGGAAACACGGGATCTTGGTTTTGCACGCTCTTGGACGGCTAAAAGAAATGATGTCGTTAAAAGCTTCAAAGCTCTAAATAGCTCAACGGCCAAACAAATGTCGCAAGTTCAAAATCTTTTGAAAGAGGCGATCAAAGAGGCCGAACTTGAAGAACGCGTGTATCCAACGGCGTTGTCGAAGATCTATAATGAAAAACTTGAAGACGTGACGCTTGTCTATGTCCCGGGTATTTATAACAGCATTTTTGACCGGGAAATTTTCAGTTTGGGTTTGAATGCGGTGAGCGACGAAATGGGTGTGCGAGTTATCACTCCCCCTGTGGAAGCGACCTGCGCCAGCGACTACAACGCAGAGATCATTCTTAAGTATCTGCGTGAGGACTTCAAAGCTCGTCAGGCCCGCGGACATAAAGCGCCCCGCTACTTGATTGTGGGTTATTCGAAGGGTGCTGTGGATACACTTCATGCCTTTACGAAGGCGGGTTCCTTTGTCTCGACTTATGTAAAAGGTTTTGTGGCGGTGGCTGCACCTCTGCATGGTTCTAGCATTCTTAACACGACGGATGTTCCGTTCGCCCTCGTTTCGGCATTGTCTGAAAACGACGGTCCTGAAATTTGCAAAACAGAGAAAACGGCGTCAAAATCCATCACGCCGACGGCGATGGAAGCTTTCTGGAGAAAGAATGAATCTTCTTTGATCGGCTTGACTCGGTACTTCTCGGTGACGTTTGAAAGCGATCCGGAAGATTCACATATCTTCATGAAGGCGACAAAAATTCTGGGTCAGTTTGATGAAAGCAACGATGGTGTTGTGACCGTGTCTTCATCAAAATTTCCACAGAAACTGATGGCCTTGGATATGGGAACGATCAAAGCCGATCACTTGGCGGGAATCTTGTCCTCGCGCTTTAATCAAAAGGCCTTTATGAAAGGTCTGGTGCAATCCATGGCTGAACTGAATGTCGGTAACGATAAGGACAATTTGGTGTGGAATGCGCAAGTGATCTTAGCGGAAGCCAATCGCCATCCCTTTAAGACCCAAAGTTATGTGCGTCTCGGTAAGGATAATTTGGCTCGCGTGTATTCATTGAAGGCGGAACATATGCTGGATGTTCTTCCATATGGAAACTCGCATGAGTTGAACCGTCAGCTTATTCCTGCGGTGAATGACCCGGCTTCTTCGTATGAGGTCAAAACGAAGTTGCCAAGCTCGCAGCTTAGTTACGATCCTTATGCCGTGTTGGATGTGCAAAAGCTTCCGGATATTATGGCGGTGAAAAAAGTAACGCCGGCGACCCGTTCGAACATGCCAAATGGCATTAATATCGAATACCACCATAAGAACATGGTTCACTTCCGCATGGATCATCAGTTCAACTATGAGTCTCGTTCACCAGGTGGACTGGATGATAACAAAGATTTCGGTTATATCACAACGGAGTATAATGGTGAGCCTTGGGCTTTGATGAGAAGTGTTAATAACTCTATGCGCATGACTACTTTGGCCTACAGATTTTCGCCAGTGGAGTTTTCAAAAATGAACCTAAAACTGGCTGTGACGAAAGGTGTAAAGGGCGCAGACCCGGTGAAAGGCAAGACGGGTATTGACGACTCTGCCTTCCAGGTGTGGTTCACAATCCGCGTGGGTAAAGCAAACGGAGACCGCACATTAGTCGATCCAAAGAATGACAAAGTAGTTCTTTTCGGTTACTACTGGGGTGACGAGGTTTCTGGCGAAACAAGAAGCGCAGGACAGATTTTTGAAAACTGGTACTCCAACAAAAATATTGTCGTCGCAACATTGCCAGAGGCAAAACAACTTTTGCTGAATAACCAAGATATGCTCGGTAAGGCTCAGAACTTCCAGCGCAACTTGGCGGAAGATTTAGCAAAAGCTTTCCCGGGCGTTTCAGTGGATGAGATGGAGATCGCGGCGATCACAATCCAACACGACTCAAACGACGCGAAAGATTCTTCGGAAGCTTATTTCAAAGGATTGAGCTTCCAACCATAA
- a CDS encoding alpha/beta fold hydrolase, whose protein sequence is MSSFREWVLIRGIVSEEFHWWDFLPEMKARFPQDRLHTPDIIGNGKFYHKTTPWRVQPNIEGLRSQVPQDNKKILFGFSLGGMLSLEWAHAYPDEVRAVVLVNSSLNNSPFYHRMTLGAFINIARLATVRDPVVKEERVLKMTSVLPEERIKKIAPIWGERSQQYPLRPANFLSQLALASQIPQRQKPEVPVLVLSSEQDRVVHPSCSERIAKTWDLPLIRHPHAGHDLFLDDPHWILNQLENWLDKEKI, encoded by the coding sequence ATGTCGAGTTTTAGAGAGTGGGTCTTAATTCGTGGCATCGTCAGTGAAGAATTTCACTGGTGGGATTTTCTGCCCGAAATGAAGGCCCGCTTCCCGCAAGATCGTCTTCATACGCCGGATATTATCGGTAACGGCAAGTTCTATCACAAAACCACACCGTGGCGAGTGCAGCCAAATATTGAAGGGCTGCGCTCTCAGGTTCCTCAAGATAATAAAAAAATTCTTTTCGGATTTTCTTTAGGTGGCATGCTGTCTTTAGAATGGGCACATGCCTATCCGGACGAGGTGAGGGCTGTGGTTCTGGTGAACTCAAGTTTGAATAATTCCCCGTTCTATCACCGCATGACCTTGGGTGCATTTATCAATATCGCAAGGCTTGCAACCGTACGAGACCCCGTGGTTAAAGAAGAGCGTGTTCTAAAAATGACCAGCGTCCTTCCTGAGGAGCGCATCAAAAAGATTGCTCCAATCTGGGGAGAGCGCAGCCAACAGTATCCTCTGCGTCCAGCAAACTTTTTATCGCAGTTGGCTTTGGCGTCGCAGATTCCGCAACGGCAAAAGCCCGAAGTTCCGGTTCTGGTGTTATCTTCAGAACAAGATCGGGTTGTGCATCCATCGTGCTCAGAGCGTATTGCCAAAACCTGGGACTTGCCGTTGATCAGACATCCCCATGCGGGACACGATCTGTTTTTGGATGATCCCCACTGGATTTTAAATCAGTTAGAAAACTGGCTGGATAAAGAAAAGATTTAA
- a CDS encoding phosphatase PAP2-related protein, whose protein sequence is MSLIIKSLLAASAVAIWLLTQKLLGQRREKTGGMIYDSLHQITDRLNKVLQHHPWGARALLISSSLIVDALGLFLIASSLFGPSIRPLFGLFFLFALRQINQAITILPAPEGMIWKDPGFPSLFVTYGVSNDLFFSGHTALAVFGALEVASLGGPLFMALAVFIVLYEVLVVLILRAHWTMDIFAGAVTALWMFTVAEKLAPAIDQWLLQF, encoded by the coding sequence ATGAGTTTGATTATTAAAAGCCTGCTTGCCGCCTCAGCCGTGGCGATTTGGTTGCTAACGCAAAAATTATTAGGCCAGCGCCGTGAAAAAACAGGGGGGATGATTTACGATTCCCTTCATCAAATCACCGACAGGCTGAACAAGGTTTTACAACATCACCCTTGGGGCGCGCGAGCCTTGTTGATTTCAAGCTCGCTCATCGTCGATGCCCTGGGACTTTTTCTTATTGCCTCTTCTCTTTTCGGTCCTTCGATCCGCCCTCTTTTTGGTTTGTTCTTTTTGTTTGCCCTTCGTCAGATCAATCAGGCGATTACGATTTTGCCGGCGCCTGAAGGCATGATCTGGAAAGATCCAGGCTTCCCGTCATTATTTGTGACCTATGGTGTTTCTAATGATTTGTTCTTTTCCGGGCATACCGCGCTGGCCGTCTTCGGGGCTTTGGAAGTGGCTTCGCTAGGTGGTCCGCTATTTATGGCGTTGGCTGTTTTTATCGTCCTCTATGAAGTGCTGGTTGTTCTTATCTTACGAGCGCACTGGACGATGGATATCTTTGCTGGGGCGGTCACGGCACTATGGATGTTTACCGTGGCAGAAAAACTGGCCCCCGCGATTGATCAGTGGCTTTTGCAGTTTTAA
- a CDS encoding M23 family metallopeptidase, with protein sequence MTPGWNQLVKSAGCIFFAGALGSCTTFHTPLSREYLKPGNTTQARSVASDQSPTLQQALTFDWPVDRARMTRGFLPNKKRPHLGIDLAAPKGTPILAAQGGTVIYAGREFRGYGKMVLLESGDGWATLYAHFDKILVAEGQKVHQGEVIGAMGRTGRATGVHLHFEIRKDRGPIDPLPLLPMSATAKL encoded by the coding sequence ATGACACCAGGATGGAATCAGCTAGTTAAATCTGCAGGATGCATTTTCTTCGCGGGAGCTTTGGGCTCTTGCACGACTTTCCACACGCCACTTTCGCGCGAATACCTTAAGCCCGGCAACACCACCCAGGCACGTTCCGTGGCTTCTGATCAAAGCCCTACGCTACAACAAGCATTGACCTTTGATTGGCCTGTGGATCGCGCACGCATGACTCGTGGCTTTTTACCCAATAAAAAAAGACCTCATTTAGGTATTGATTTGGCCGCGCCAAAAGGAACGCCTATTTTGGCAGCCCAGGGCGGAACTGTCATCTATGCTGGCCGTGAGTTCCGTGGCTATGGAAAAATGGTTTTGCTTGAGTCTGGTGATGGCTGGGCGACTCTTTATGCGCATTTCGATAAGATCTTAGTGGCTGAAGGGCAAAAAGTGCATCAAGGCGAAGTTATCGGAGCAATGGGACGCACTGGGCGCGCAACGGGCGTTCATTTGCATTTTGAGATTCGCAAAGACCGCGGACCTATCGATCCCCTGCCACTTCTTCCCATGTCAGCGACCGCAAAACTTTAA
- the glyA gene encoding serine hydroxymethyltransferase, with amino-acid sequence MHATSQSLAQVDPEILAAINKESERQQYGLEMIASENYTSRAVMEAQGSILTNKYAEGYPGKRYYGGCVNVDTVESLAIERAKKLFGVSFANVQPHSGSQANMAVYLAACKAGDTILGMDLSHGGHLTHGSPVNFSGLLFKAASYKLDAETGRINYDTIRATAKETQPKLIIAGYSAYPRLLDFAKFKEIADEVGAQLLVDMAHFAGLVATGHHPSPAPYADYITTTTHKTLRGPRGGMILTNSEEKAKILNSRIFPGIQGGPLEHVIAGKAVAFGEALKPDFKKYSEQVIQNAQALAEELLSQGFKLVTGGTDNHLILVDLSDREITGKVAENSLDEAGITVNKNTVPNEKRSPFVTSGVRIGTPALTTRGMGTSEMKQIAKWIAQVLNNPEDVAVKAKIHEDVKQLCTRFPIY; translated from the coding sequence ATGCACGCGACATCTCAATCATTAGCCCAAGTCGATCCCGAAATTTTAGCGGCGATCAACAAAGAGTCTGAACGCCAACAGTACGGCCTTGAGATGATTGCTTCCGAAAACTACACTTCGCGCGCCGTGATGGAGGCACAGGGCTCTATTCTGACAAATAAATACGCGGAAGGTTATCCGGGAAAGCGCTATTACGGCGGCTGCGTGAACGTCGACACTGTCGAAAGTCTTGCTATTGAACGGGCAAAAAAACTTTTCGGTGTGAGTTTTGCGAATGTTCAACCACACTCAGGCTCTCAGGCAAACATGGCTGTCTATCTGGCGGCCTGCAAGGCCGGAGACACGATTTTAGGAATGGATCTGTCCCACGGCGGCCATCTAACCCATGGCTCTCCCGTTAACTTCAGTGGTCTTTTATTTAAAGCGGCTTCCTACAAACTAGACGCAGAAACGGGCCGCATCAATTATGATACAATCCGTGCTACGGCGAAAGAAACTCAACCGAAACTGATTATTGCCGGTTATAGTGCGTATCCGCGCCTTTTGGATTTCGCAAAATTCAAAGAAATTGCCGACGAAGTCGGGGCTCAACTTTTAGTTGATATGGCTCACTTTGCGGGTCTTGTGGCCACAGGCCATCATCCGTCCCCCGCCCCTTATGCTGATTACATCACAACGACAACTCACAAAACATTGCGCGGCCCACGCGGCGGTATGATCCTGACCAACTCAGAGGAAAAGGCAAAAATATTGAACTCGCGCATTTTCCCAGGCATTCAGGGCGGGCCTTTAGAACACGTGATCGCCGGTAAAGCCGTCGCCTTTGGTGAAGCTTTGAAACCGGACTTCAAAAAATACAGTGAACAAGTCATTCAAAATGCGCAGGCTCTTGCTGAAGAATTGCTTTCTCAAGGTTTCAAGCTAGTCACTGGTGGTACGGACAATCATCTGATTCTCGTGGACTTGAGTGACCGTGAAATCACAGGAAAAGTGGCAGAAAACTCTTTGGATGAGGCCGGCATCACGGTGAATAAGAACACTGTGCCAAATGAAAAGCGCTCTCCATTTGTCACCAGTGGTGTGCGCATCGGCACTCCAGCCTTGACCACCCGGGGTATGGGAACTTCAGAGATGAAGCAAATAGCGAAGTGGATTGCGCAAGTGCTCAACAACCCTGAAGATGTCGCTGTGAAGGCGAAAATCCACGAAGATGTGAAGCAACTGTGCACGCGATTCCCTATTTATTAG
- a CDS encoding RpiB/LacA/LacB family sugar-phosphate isomerase: MVVYIGCDHAGLDLKLKVMAAFPDLQWKDMGTHSVDSVDYPDFADKVCKNIVEVELQNQKNNIQDSLEGPALGILICGSGQGMAIRANRYPQVRAALCWDEDVARLSREHNNANILCMGARFIAPQLATKMIKAFFETKFAGGRHQNRVSKLASPC, from the coding sequence ATGGTTGTGTATATAGGTTGTGATCACGCAGGGTTGGATTTAAAACTGAAAGTGATGGCAGCCTTCCCCGACCTTCAATGGAAGGATATGGGCACACACAGTGTTGACTCTGTTGACTATCCCGATTTTGCCGACAAGGTTTGCAAAAATATTGTTGAAGTAGAACTTCAAAACCAGAAAAACAATATTCAAGATTCACTTGAAGGTCCTGCTTTAGGTATTTTGATCTGTGGCTCTGGCCAAGGCATGGCCATCCGAGCAAATCGCTATCCACAAGTACGCGCGGCCCTTTGTTGGGACGAAGATGTTGCCCGCCTTTCCAGGGAACATAATAATGCCAACATACTTTGCATGGGGGCTCGCTTCATAGCGCCTCAATTAGCCACAAAGATGATCAAAGCATTTTTCGAGACCAAGTTTGCTGGCGGCCGACATCAAAACCGTGTTAGCAAATTAGCCAGCCCTTGCTAG
- the fabF gene encoding beta-ketoacyl-ACP synthase II, which translates to MNSRFERPSKPQRRVVVTGIGAVTPLGNTIEESWAAAKRGQSGIAKITKFDTTGFDVTFAGEVKGFNPDLYVEKKEQKKMDEFIHYSIAASKMAIEMAKLELTPEVKEQTGVIIGVGIGGLQTIEDTSIKLKEKGPGRISPFFIPSVITNLAAGQVSIALGLKGPNYSITSACASGVHSIGDAVRYIRDGNTEVMLAGGAESTICGLAVGGFASMRALSTRNDAPEKASRPWDKDRDGFVLAEGAAVLCLESLEHAEKRGAQILCEVTGYGVSSDAYHMTSPAPEGEGGYRAMKMALEDSGLKTSDIQYVNAHGTSTPMGDGLESAAIKRLLGDHAKNVWVSSTKSMTGHALGAAGAIESAFCVMAIRDQVAPPTINLENPSEDCDLDYVPNKAREGKIDNVINNSFGFGGTNASIIFSKLK; encoded by the coding sequence ATGAACTCCCGATTTGAACGTCCATCAAAACCGCAAAGAAGAGTTGTCGTCACTGGTATTGGCGCCGTCACTCCCCTGGGTAACACCATTGAGGAGAGCTGGGCTGCTGCCAAACGCGGGCAATCTGGTATTGCCAAGATTACAAAATTCGATACGACGGGTTTCGATGTTACTTTTGCCGGCGAAGTGAAGGGTTTTAATCCGGATCTTTATGTCGAGAAAAAAGAACAGAAGAAAATGGATGAATTCATTCACTACTCGATTGCTGCCTCAAAAATGGCGATCGAAATGGCCAAGCTTGAGCTGACGCCAGAAGTGAAAGAGCAAACGGGAGTGATTATCGGCGTGGGCATCGGTGGTCTTCAGACTATCGAAGATACGTCGATTAAATTGAAGGAGAAAGGACCTGGACGTATCAGTCCTTTCTTCATTCCTTCAGTCATCACAAATTTGGCGGCGGGACAGGTTTCCATCGCTTTAGGACTGAAAGGTCCTAACTACTCTATCACTTCCGCATGCGCATCGGGCGTCCACTCTATCGGTGATGCCGTTCGTTATATCCGCGATGGAAATACCGAAGTCATGCTAGCAGGTGGTGCCGAAAGCACAATCTGCGGACTTGCTGTGGGTGGATTTGCATCCATGCGAGCTCTTTCTACCCGCAACGACGCTCCTGAAAAAGCCAGCCGTCCATGGGATAAAGATCGTGATGGATTTGTACTTGCTGAAGGTGCTGCGGTTCTTTGCCTTGAGTCTTTGGAACATGCGGAAAAGCGTGGTGCTCAGATTCTCTGTGAAGTGACTGGTTACGGTGTTTCTTCTGATGCTTACCACATGACATCGCCAGCGCCGGAAGGTGAAGGCGGATACCGTGCGATGAAGATGGCTTTAGAGGATTCAGGCCTGAAGACATCTGATATTCAATACGTAAATGCTCACGGCACAAGCACACCTATGGGTGATGGTCTTGAGTCCGCGGCCATCAAACGTCTTTTAGGAGACCACGCTAAGAACGTCTGGGTTTCTTCAACGAAATCAATGACGGGTCACGCACTAGGTGCGGCGGGAGCAATTGAATCGGCTTTCTGCGTGATGGCGATTCGCGATCAAGTGGCGCCTCCGACAATCAATCTTGAAAACCCAAGCGAAGACTGCGATTTGGACTATGTTCCTAACAAAGCTCGTGAAGGAAAAATCGATAACGTTATTAACAACAGCTTCGGGTTCGGCGGAACAAACGCGTCGATCATATTCTCAAAATTGAAATAG
- the acpP gene encoding acyl carrier protein, giving the protein MAIHPKVKDIIVEQLGVDPDKVKPEASFIDDLGADSLDIVELVMAMEEEFDLEIPDEDAEKLKTVQDVASYLEKKGKA; this is encoded by the coding sequence ATGGCAATTCATCCAAAAGTAAAAGACATCATCGTTGAGCAATTAGGTGTAGATCCAGATAAAGTGAAGCCTGAAGCTTCTTTCATCGACGACCTAGGTGCAGACAGCCTTGATATCGTTGAACTTGTGATGGCTATGGAAGAAGAATTCGATCTTGAAATTCCAGACGAAGACGCTGAGAAACTGAAAACAGTTCAAGACGTCGCTTCTTACCTTGAGAAAAAAGGAAAAGCTTAA
- the fabG gene encoding 3-oxoacyl-[acyl-carrier-protein] reductase, whose amino-acid sequence MSGKSLQGKKIVVTGGSRGIGAAIVKLLAEEGAQVAFTYSSREEAAQQVAHTLSGEGHFYIKMDIADETSVNEAVEHILEKWPEVDGVVNNAGITKDQLLLRMKAEDFDAVVNTNLRGTFLVTKAFTKSMMKARKGSIVNITSIIGETGNAGQANYAASKAGTIAFGKSVALELASRNVRVNNVAPGFIGTEMTDVLSEDVKTKMMEKIPLAKIGEGVDVAQAVRFLLSDESKYITGHTLDVNGGMHMN is encoded by the coding sequence ATGAGTGGAAAATCTCTTCAAGGAAAGAAAATCGTTGTCACCGGTGGCAGCCGCGGTATTGGCGCTGCAATCGTAAAACTTCTCGCGGAAGAAGGCGCACAAGTCGCTTTCACTTACTCTTCACGCGAAGAAGCCGCACAACAAGTTGCGCACACTCTTTCTGGCGAAGGTCATTTCTATATTAAAATGGACATCGCAGACGAAACTTCCGTCAACGAAGCTGTTGAACATATTCTAGAAAAGTGGCCCGAGGTCGACGGCGTTGTGAACAATGCCGGCATCACCAAAGATCAACTTCTTTTGCGTATGAAAGCGGAAGATTTTGATGCTGTTGTTAACACGAACTTGCGTGGCACTTTCTTGGTCACAAAGGCCTTTACTAAATCAATGATGAAGGCGCGCAAAGGTTCCATCGTCAATATCACGTCCATTATCGGAGAAACTGGCAATGCCGGACAGGCGAACTATGCCGCTTCTAAAGCTGGCACGATTGCCTTCGGTAAATCAGTGGCGCTGGAATTGGCATCAAGAAATGTGCGCGTAAATAACGTGGCTCCGGGCTTTATTGGCACTGAGATGACAGATGTTCTTTCCGAAGACGTCAAAACGAAGATGATGGAAAAAATCCCTTTAGCCAAGATTGGCGAAGGTGTTGACGTCGCTCAAGCTGTCAGATTTCTTTTGAGCGACGAGTCCAAATACATCACGGGACACACCCTAGATGTAAATGGTGGCATGCATATGAATTAA